In Phaseolus vulgaris cultivar G19833 chromosome 10, P. vulgaris v2.0, whole genome shotgun sequence, a single genomic region encodes these proteins:
- the LOC137817668 gene encoding uncharacterized protein, translating to MIKTLRCSTAFPCTDLMLGKGKLAELRVLARTHKLASGSQTVPNSVVEIAAAQGRSPPQGPAPPEALSAPQRKKLVLKKPKRKTPQVIQEDEDEDDEATEDGLITKRRRVAPSSPPAPPALPTPTPPSPPAPTPPVQAVPLAAALPAVEANEPNFMENPPSASTPFVSAGEGPPSTTSIAEAAPGGDEGAHNSPIIITESPTSPPRQEAQPHQPIQEGGGESQHQAPPAPPPTAAASLPLAVKGIWGPFTAKLKMMAEDLPSIITKAVESSNKKLQDDISTLEEENRLIRIEAEKLSCNLMMTEIDHSRVEDAMSAELRVARKETSDLRQKLHLLAQEKIELETKVENLEKRSVDREVLLGKVEKERDDAVAELVEAREENAKIAAELAQAREESKKVAEDLAQTRRETEELKKRADELKQQTEGLKQKNEELELSSAQVLTAGFDAALEQVACQYPELDLSMVSICNEVVDGKIVPSED from the exons atgatcaagacccttcgctgctcaacggctttcccttgtactg atctcatgctgggAAAAGGCAAATTGGCTGAATTGAGGgtgctcgcccgaacccacaaaCTGGCCTCGGGTTCTCAAACTGTGCctaactcggtggtggagatcgccgctgctcagggcagatcaccccctcaaggcccagctcctccaGAAGCACTGTCCGCCCCCCAACGAAAGAAGCTCGTCTTaaagaaaccaaagaggaaaactcctcaagtgatTCAAGAAGAcgaggatgaggatgatgaggcaactgaggacggcctcattaccaaaaggagaagggtggcaccttcttcaccacctgctccacctgctctcccaacaccaacaccgccttctcccccagctccaacaccgccagtccaagcagtacCCTTGGCAGCAGCActtcctgcggttgaggccaacgagcccaacttcatggagaaccctccgagcgcctccactccattcgtatctgctggagagggtcctccttcaaccacctcaATCGCTGAAGCTgcaccaggtggggatgaaggcgctcaTAACTCGCCAATAATCATTACCGAGTCCCCCACAtcaccaccacgccaggaagcccaacctcatcaaccaattcaagagggtggtggtgagagtcagcaccaggctcctccagcacctccaccaacagcggCTGCAAGCCTTCCCCTCGCGGTCAAAGGaatctgggggcccttcacGGCTAAGctcaaaatgatggcagaggacctcccctctaTCATAaccaaagctgtggagagctccaacaAAAAACTTCAGGATGATATCTCCACGCtcgaagaggagaatcgcctgataagaatcgaggcggagaagctGTCTTGCAACCTCATGATGACGGAGATCGACCACTCAAGGGTGGAGGATGCCATGAGTGCCGAGCTGAGGGTCGCACGCAAGGAGACCTCCGATCTacgccagaaactgcacctcctagctcaagagaagatcgagctggaga ccaaggtagaaaaccttgagaaaaggtcggttgatcgggaggttctcctaGGAAAGGTCGAAAAGGAGAGAGATGACGCCGTGGCTGAGCTCGTCGAAGCCAGAGAGGAGAATGCAAAGatcgctgcagagctggcccaggcgcgggaggaaagcaagaaggttgctgaagacctcgcTCAGACTCGTAgggaaactgaagaactgaagaagcgAGCTGACGAGTTGAAGcagcaaaccgaggggctcaagcaaaaaaatgaagagcttgagctgagctccgcccaggTCCTCACCGCTgggttcgacgccgccctggagcaagttgcctgccagtaccccgagctcgacctctccatggtgtctatatgtaacgaagtggtggatgggaagatcgttccttctgaagattag